CCTTGGGAAAAATGTCCTTTTGCCAAAGAGAAAGTAAAGTGCTATTTCTCTATCAGTTCTGATTGGGTCTGTTACGATAATGGTAAGGACTATGATGAAGCCTCTACCCAGTATACTTACTCTCTAGTGGAAGCAAATACTCCTGTGAGCTCAACCGCTGACAATCAGGATAATAGGGGAGGGGCTAGTCTGGCCTCAATAAAGTGATTATAAGCAATGGGGCTGAAATAGCCTCATCAATAGAACAATTAAATGTTCTTCGAAGGCTTTTAGCTTGAACCCATTAATGCTCTATAGGATTAAGATCCGGGGAATTAAGATTTTTTAGATACAAGGCCGGGCAATTTGTTGCCCGGCCTATGACTAGAATTAGTCTCTTCCTTCTTTTGCTATTAACCCTTCAATGAAGCCATATCAATAACGAAACGATATTTCACATCGTTTTTTAACAAACGTTCATAAGCTTCATTAATATTTTGCATAGAGATCATCTCTACATCGGGTAACACATTATGCTCTGCGCAAAAATCCAACATTTCTTGTGTTTCTTTGATACCGCCGATTAGTGAACCAGCAACACTTTTGCGTTTGAAAATTAAAAAGCGTGTATCCAAACCTGTTTGTAGTACTTCAACTGCGCCAACGATAACCATAGTGGCATCGCGTTTTAGTAGATTCAGGTAAGGATTAATATCATGTGTTCTGGGGATAGTATTAATAATCAAATCAAAGTGATTGGCAAATCGGGCCATCATATCTGGGTTGGTCGATAAGAGTATTTCCGATGCGCCTAATCGTCTGGCATCTTTTTCTTTATCCGGAGAGGTAGTGATCATTGTGACTTGGGCACCAAGAGCGTGGGCAATTTTAACTGCCATATGTCCTAGTCCTCCCAGGCCAACCACGCCTACTTTATCTCCTTTTTTCACTTGCCAATGGCGCAGAGGAGAATAGGTAGTAATTCCTGCACAGAGCAATGGGGCAACGGCTTTGAGGTCTAGTGATTCAGGCACTCGCAAAATAAAATCTTGATTCACAATGATCTTATCAGAATAACCACCGTAGGTCATGCCGCCAGTCTCCTTTTCCTGACTATTATAAGTTAAGGTGAACCCTGTTTCGCAAAATTGCTCTAATCCTTCTTGGCAGCTAGAACAGGTACGACAGGAGTCTACTAGGCAGCCTACTCCTACTGTATCCCCTTTTTTAAATTTTTTTACTTGGTCGCCAACTTCTACTACTTTACCAACAATTTCGTGTCCAGGAACAACAGGATAAACGCTATTACCCCACTCATTACGTGCTGTATGTAAATCAGAATGACAGATGCCACAGTAAAGAATGTCAATATGTACGTCTTGAGGACCTAGGCTTCGGCGTTCGAAAGAAAATGGTTCGAGTGAACTTTGGGCTGATTGTGCAGCATAACCTTTAGCTTTTATCATGAAACGTTCCTTGTCTATTTATTAATGTTATTAATGGCCAATATTAGTATGTACTTTTGAGCGTTGTAATTCCATTGATGTGGCTATTATTTCCCTACTTGTACTTTAACAGCAAGCAGGGAAGAGAAATTGCATTATTTTTTATAATGACCTGGTGGTAATGACTTTTCTTGTCACCCTGTTTTTCAACCATGATGCCATCCATGATGGTGGTGATGGCCATGGTGATGATGATGGCCATGGTGATGATGATAGCCATGATGGTGGTGATGGCCATGGTGGTGGTGATGGCCATGGTGGTGGTGATAGGCAAATGTTGTGGGGCTTATGAAAATAAATAGGCCTATTAATCCACTATATAGTATTTTTTTCATAAAAACTCCTTTTAAAAGGCTCCCATCTAATTTTAGACCATTTGATTAATTTATGATCGTTTTTATCTGTTGTTATAGGCAGTTATTTTATGGAGGCATCATTATTTTAGCATTAAAAATTAATGACTAATGGGATATGTTGTGCAACAAGACCTTTTTCGCTATATCTGGAGTGAGCATCCATTGAATATGCCATTCATGTTGCTCATTTTGCTCGAGACAAACTATGGTGCCAGGAACAAAGGAAACTAAATTTTTCTTGGTATTGGTTAACAGTTTAGTGACCAGGTTCCCCATGAACGGCATATGTCCTACTAACATGATATTTTGATTTAATTGCTCTAAGATTTTCTCAATAGGCTCAACTGCATCCATGGGGGCAAGACCTTCATGAGCTTCAATCATACCCCCAAACATAAGACTAGAGGATAATATTTCTGCAGTTTGTTTTGCTCGCAATTTACCACTATGCCATAGGTGGTGAACTTCTAAGTTGAGAAAAGAAATGAATTGGCGAAGATTCTCAATTTGTTGCATCCCTTCATTGCTAAGAGGTTGCTCCGGAGCGACTGTTTTTTCTACACAGGGTCCATGTTGTACTAAATATACTTTCATCGAAGCTCCTTTTCTTTTTTCGAAGATTGATGCAAAACGCTTATATTCATATTAAATTTTGCTTCAATTTATCAGTTCTGTCCTAGCTAATCTTAGCATAAACCTGAGTAATTATTATCCTGAGGATCCCTTATTTGCTATTAGCTGCCTTTTTTAATGCACGTTCACGTTTACGGTTAAATGTACCTTGTGTTATTTCTCTCTTGGGAAATTGAGCATGTTCAGAGTTTTCTGGATTAAATCTTATATAACTTCCGTTAGAGTCGTATTTGCCAATTAAGACGGTTAGTAACTTATTGGCATACTTCTTCCTTCGATCCACGACAGACTTTAACGCGTTTTTAGGTGCGTTCGATTTTACTGGCTTCATAGGGCTCTCACTAGAGTATTTAAAAATAGCAGGCAAGAGACAGATAATGCATAGAAAGCGCAAATAGGTAACAGTTTATTTCGCTGAACTAAAGCATAATGAGAAAAAGAACTGACAAAGTCAATTACACTTTTTTCATCTGTTTTTTACCTCAGCGACAAACCCGCTTACTAATTAAGACTAGGAAGATACCAGTTTTCCTTTCATCCTTAAGGAAAAGATAGGTCGCTTTAGCTAAATAAATATCGATTAGCTATGGACTTATATGTTACAGTGAGATATATTTTTGCGCAATACCGCGATGCCTAATTATTGTTGCCATATGGTAAATATTCGTACAAAAAAAAGACTGTTCGCTGAATATTATTGGTTATTAAATTATTATTAATAAGGCTAAATGATAAAATATGTCACTTGTTAATAAAATCTTAATGTTTTTTTTTTATACTATATGCAGCTTATTTCACAATCAACAGAGTCTTAGTTGTAACTTAGAAGGATAATACTATGCCAGTGTTAAGAGAAATGTATCAATATAATCCTCATCATCACGTTAAAATATGGTTGAGCAACAAGCCTGCTGTTTTTATGAACACAGAAAACAAGATGCGCTTGATCGAGATGCGCGAGCTCAATCCTAAGGATGTTATTCATCTTGTTTATGATTCTTCACTGCTGAATACAAAAGCTCTTGATGAACTTGCTGCTTTTTGTAAAGAGCATGCAATTACTCCTGTTGATGCTAATTCATTTGAACATGAGATTATTTCCGAAAAAGAAAAGAAATTATTTAAATTTTATAAAGATGAAATAAATAACTTAAATGATGGCGGTAATTTAGCCGTAGCCAGTGATATTCTACGTTGGCTCTATCCAGTATATAGCAAAGGAGGGTATACAGATTTTGATGTTCCAGTAGATACCTCTGCTCTTCCAGAAACTGTTAACGTTCATACTCCATTATTATTGAATATCGGTAGTTTACGGACACGTAATAAAGACGTCATTCTTTCCAATAATGACTACATTGCAGTGGTTGATCCTGAAGCAGCAAAAGAAGAGATTGAAAAGGTGCAAGAGGGAGTAATCAGTGTATTACAACAATATGATAATGATTTTATTGAAAAAACTATAGAGGAATTTGGTCGAGACAGCTTCATCAACCAATACCTTATTCAGTTTATGAAAAATCGTTCAGAATCTATATATATAGCGCGTTCTAAATCTGAATTTCCAGCAATGGGCTCACGTCAATTAAGAAGTCATATTAATCAAATAATGACTAATCCAGAAAAATTTTTAGAGTTTGCGAAAAAGGGCTCTGATGAAACCGATAAAGAAGTGATTTTAAGATTGCGCAAAGAACTGAATGAGCAGCTTGGCTTCTTCAAATGGTTATTCTTTAGAAGTGAATACAATGAAATTAAAAATGCACTTCAACAATCTGATGATGATTTGATTGCTTATTTAATGAAAAAAGAGCGAACTCTTTATTTGAAATCTATCGTTGTTTGTACAACAGGGCCTATAGCTATAGCTAAATTTCTATTTGATGGCTATGTTTTTAACTCTGATAATTTTGATGAAGAGATTGCACCTTATTCTTTTAATAGTTATGGCCTCAAAAGTGCTTTTCAATCGAAAAACACTATTTCCATGAATGAAAGTATCTGGGGAATGATGAATTTCCTTGGATCCGAAGAAGGGGCATTAAATGATTCTTCCTGGTTAGAAACAGGCGCTCAATTGCAGAAGTCTCGTGCGGAGCTTTTAGATGAGCGTAGGAACCAGTTACGTGAGAGCCTTCCTCAGGAGTTTAAAAATTTCAAAAAGAATATAGAAGAGCAGATACAACAACTTGAAGAGAACTCTAAAGGATTTTGGGGCTTGTTTTTTGCAGATAGAAAAAGAGAAAAAATAAAAGCGCTCCAAGCTGTATTAACTTGTTATAACGGGGATTCGTTTGATACTAACAAGTTCAGAGAAGTTTTAAATGATATTCAACCCAATATTGATATGGTTTATGCCGGATGGTTTTCACATAAAACGCAGGATTTGATAGAAGGGCTTAAGGCACTATCTCATCAATCTATCGTGTTCATGTTAACCCAAGAGAGACAAATTGATTTAAAACCTCAAGCTTCGACTGCTAAAGCAGAAGTAGTATCTCAAGAAAATAAAGTGAAACAAGAGAAAGAGCCTTATCATGGGGGAGGTCTTAATTTCTTCCCACAAGCAACTAACTCTGGTAATCCTGAGGAAGTGTTAAGGCCTCAAGTTGGGTTAGCGGTTTAAGTCAAGATGCATTTATAAATGCACCAATACTACTCTTTTGAAACGCTACTGCAGGCCCTTCCTACAGTAGCGTTTCCAATTGAGGGAATAAGAAGTGGAATAATATTCCGATTGCTGCAACCTACTGTGCTACTGGATATGATGGATATATCCACTATAATTTAATAGACCTCTTACATAATCGGCGCGCAGCGCTTTTATTCAAGGATGAGTCCATGAAGAGATTATTATGTGTCATTGGAGCTTTAATTCTTTTAGCATTGACTTCCTTTGCCGAAGCAAAAAAGCAGATTCATAAGCAACAAATAAATAATGGGGCTATGACGCATGAGTTTTCTCAACAAAAGCTGTTTATCTATGTGGATCCCAATAAAATAGCGAAACTTATTCCTCGATTACAAAAAGCGAAATTAATTGATCCTAATCTATCAACAACAGAAATGGAGTTTTATCAGCCCTTATTAGCTGCTTTTGCCTCAATACCCTATGCGGTAATAAACATTAGAACAATTTATGAGAGGCATCCTAGTACAGAAAAAATTTATGTTGCAACCTATTTATTGGGTACGGATCTCTATGGTAACAACAAATCTAGGATTTTTTGTTATTCTTTTGAGTTTGATAATGCCTTATATAAAAAAATAAACTGGAGTAATTTCCATTCAACAAATATCATCAAACTAGCTCCCAATTTTAATGTCTCAGATACTTGTCGTGGTCTAAAAGAAACAGATCCCCTTCATATTTAACAAGTCTTTTGATGTACTAATGGCAATAAAAAAACAACAAATAGGTTGAATTTAATATTCCCTTAATTAATTTTGATTAAAATGTGTGCATTTAACCAACTAATTATAGGGTCGGATAATGAAATTTGAAGGTTCAACACTGGAAGAAAGATATAACACTTTTTGGAACGATGAGGTGGTCAGCTCTTATAAGTTATTGGTAAACGGTGAGCAGTTAGAACGAGACCGTTTTTTTTCTACTCATTATTCGTCGACCCATAGTTTGATAGAAAAATACTGTAATGGAGTAATGACCATAGCGAGTAATTGTGTTCGACAGGCTGCTGGTTATGAGGATCAAGCATATATTGCTAACTATCTTGCAAGCACAAAAGAAAGTGCTATTACTGATCTTAACGAGTTTCTAGAAGAACTAAAAAGAGCCTCTAAAACATCGCCGCTAACAGTAGAGTTAATTAACAATACGAAAGTATCATTAGCGTCTTTAAAACTGGAATCCTCAAACAAAGTAGTTTCAATCTCATCCGAGGAATCTATCTCCGGTGTGGAAAATAGTTCATTACCTGAGCTATCTGTCTCAGATATGCAGGATATGTCATTAGTATTTGATGAAGAATTATTCGCTAGTCTACAAGTCATTGCTGAGTACTTCCCTGAGATGCCTGGTGCGGATTCAGGAGGAGTCCCTATGGATGACGATGCAGTAGAAA
This Legionella fallonii LLAP-10 DNA region includes the following protein-coding sequences:
- the sixA gene encoding phosphohistidine phosphatase SixA, translating into MKVYLVQHGPCVEKTVAPEQPLSNEGMQQIENLRQFISFLNLEVHHLWHSGKLRAKQTAEILSSSLMFGGMIEAHEGLAPMDAVEPIEKILEQLNQNIMLVGHMPFMGNLVTKLLTNTKKNLVSFVPGTIVCLEQNEQHEWHIQWMLTPDIAKKVLLHNISH
- a CDS encoding NAD(P)-dependent alcohol dehydrogenase encodes the protein MIKAKGYAAQSAQSSLEPFSFERRSLGPQDVHIDILYCGICHSDLHTARNEWGNSVYPVVPGHEIVGKVVEVGDQVKKFKKGDTVGVGCLVDSCRTCSSCQEGLEQFCETGFTLTYNSQEKETGGMTYGGYSDKIIVNQDFILRVPESLDLKAVAPLLCAGITTYSPLRHWQVKKGDKVGVVGLGGLGHMAVKIAHALGAQVTMITTSPDKEKDARRLGASEILLSTNPDMMARFANHFDLIINTIPRTHDINPYLNLLKRDATMVIVGAVEVLQTGLDTRFLIFKRKSVAGSLIGGIKETQEMLDFCAEHNVLPDVEMISMQNINEAYERLLKNDVKYRFVIDMASLKG
- a CDS encoding glycosyltransferase family 88 protein, yielding MPVLREMYQYNPHHHVKIWLSNKPAVFMNTENKMRLIEMRELNPKDVIHLVYDSSLLNTKALDELAAFCKEHAITPVDANSFEHEIISEKEKKLFKFYKDEINNLNDGGNLAVASDILRWLYPVYSKGGYTDFDVPVDTSALPETVNVHTPLLLNIGSLRTRNKDVILSNNDYIAVVDPEAAKEEIEKVQEGVISVLQQYDNDFIEKTIEEFGRDSFINQYLIQFMKNRSESIYIARSKSEFPAMGSRQLRSHINQIMTNPEKFLEFAKKGSDETDKEVILRLRKELNEQLGFFKWLFFRSEYNEIKNALQQSDDDLIAYLMKKERTLYLKSIVVCTTGPIAIAKFLFDGYVFNSDNFDEEIAPYSFNSYGLKSAFQSKNTISMNESIWGMMNFLGSEEGALNDSSWLETGAQLQKSRAELLDERRNQLRESLPQEFKNFKKNIEEQIQQLEENSKGFWGLFFADRKREKIKALQAVLTCYNGDSFDTNKFREVLNDIQPNIDMVYAGWFSHKTQDLIEGLKALSHQSIVFMLTQERQIDLKPQASTAKAEVVSQENKVKQEKEPYHGGGLNFFPQATNSGNPEEVLRPQVGLAV